In Deltaproteobacteria bacterium, a single genomic region encodes these proteins:
- a CDS encoding pantoate--beta-alanine ligase: MIEVLRTAAELQAWRAAVPATTRVGFVPTMGYLHEGHLTLLREARRQVGDGRVVLSIFVNPTQFGPNEDFDRYPRDEVGDLSKAESCGVDLAFCPLDPAELYPTRDTWVEVERLDRNLCGRSRPGHFKGVCTVVCKLLALVRPELSFFGEKDFQQLAIVRRMHADLFLPGRIVGMPISREHDGLARSSRNAYLDADTRAHALGLPRLLARVRADFDRGEREVDRLLAGADAALPNVRLDYLEIVDEHTLDPLSRIDRPARCAIAAFVGRVRLIDNVALVP, from the coding sequence ATGATCGAAGTCCTGCGAACCGCGGCCGAGCTGCAGGCCTGGCGCGCTGCAGTGCCCGCGACGACTCGGGTCGGCTTCGTGCCGACCATGGGCTATCTCCACGAAGGCCATCTGACGCTGCTGCGCGAGGCCAGGCGGCAGGTCGGCGACGGGCGCGTGGTGCTGTCGATCTTCGTCAATCCCACGCAGTTCGGACCCAACGAGGATTTCGATCGCTACCCCCGCGACGAGGTCGGTGACCTCTCGAAGGCCGAGTCATGCGGGGTCGATCTCGCGTTCTGCCCGCTCGATCCCGCCGAGCTCTATCCCACGCGCGACACCTGGGTCGAGGTCGAACGACTCGATCGCAACCTCTGTGGTCGCTCGCGCCCCGGGCACTTCAAGGGCGTCTGCACGGTGGTCTGCAAGCTGCTCGCGCTGGTACGCCCCGAGCTGTCGTTCTTCGGCGAGAAGGACTTCCAGCAGCTCGCGATCGTCCGCCGGATGCACGCCGATCTGTTCCTCCCCGGGCGCATCGTCGGCATGCCGATCTCGCGCGAGCACGACGGCCTGGCCCGCTCGAGTCGCAACGCCTACCTCGACGCCGACACCCGCGCGCACGCGCTCGGCCTGCCCCGCCTGCTGGCGCGCGTGCGCGCCGACTTCGACCGCGGCGAGCGCGAGGTCGACCGCCTGCTGGCGGGCGCCGACGCGGCGCTGCCGAACGTGCGGCTCGACTACCTCGAGATCGTCGATGAGCACACCCTCGATCCACTGTCGCGGATCGATCGACCCGCGCGCTGCGCAATCGCAGCCTTCGTCGGGCGCGTGCGGCTGATCGACAACGTGGCGCTGGTGCCATGA
- a CDS encoding DMT family transporter, with protein MTALLAALALGLGCSLAWATLDAMRKLLVARMDPVALLMWLSVGQVPVLGAWVMQGSGLEVAAAWWPWVLGSIALNIVANLLFLYAVGSGEFSRAIPLLAFVPVWTAVLAIPLLGELPSPPQWLGIAMVVLGAIALHAGGSGRASWLTGLFTHRAAVAMLGVSLAWATTIVLDKRAMAHAPASIHALALGLGQAVGMAVWALRRARGDFAVWARMLVAQAGVAPLRLGLAAIVAALAIALQLRAILVVPVAVLESMKRAVGMAAAMVAGRWLFDERISIGRALAVATMAVGAALVLLHAA; from the coding sequence ATGACCGCGCTGCTGGCCGCGCTCGCGCTGGGCCTGGGGTGCTCGCTGGCATGGGCGACGCTCGACGCAATGCGCAAGCTACTGGTGGCGCGCATGGACCCGGTCGCGCTGCTGATGTGGCTGTCGGTCGGTCAAGTGCCGGTGCTGGGCGCGTGGGTCATGCAGGGCAGCGGCCTCGAGGTCGCCGCCGCGTGGTGGCCGTGGGTGCTGGGCAGCATCGCGCTCAACATCGTCGCCAACCTGCTGTTCCTCTACGCGGTCGGCAGCGGTGAGTTCAGCCGTGCGATCCCGCTGTTGGCGTTCGTGCCGGTGTGGACGGCGGTGCTCGCGATCCCGCTGCTCGGCGAGCTTCCGAGCCCGCCCCAGTGGCTCGGGATCGCGATGGTCGTGCTCGGCGCGATCGCACTGCACGCCGGCGGCAGCGGGCGCGCGTCGTGGCTCACGGGGCTCTTCACGCACCGGGCTGCGGTGGCGATGTTGGGGGTGTCGTTGGCGTGGGCAACCACGATCGTGCTCGACAAGCGGGCGATGGCCCACGCGCCGGCGTCGATCCACGCGCTCGCGCTGGGCCTGGGCCAAGCCGTGGGCATGGCCGTGTGGGCGCTGCGACGCGCCCGCGGTGACTTCGCGGTGTGGGCTCGCATGCTCGTGGCGCAGGCCGGGGTCGCACCGCTGCGGCTGGGCCTGGCCGCGATCGTCGCAGCGCTGGCGATCGCGCTGCAGCTGCGGGCGATCCTGGTGGTGCCGGTGGCGGTGCTCGAGTCGATGAAACGCGCCGTCGGCATGGCCGCGGCGATGGTCGCCGGGCGGTGGCTGTTCGACGAGCGCATCTCGATCGGACGCGCGCTCGCGGTCGCGACGATGGCAGTCGGCGCCGCGCTGGTGCTGCTGCACGCCGCGTGA
- a CDS encoding DUF2914 domain-containing protein, translating into MAEPRGKRVLAWVQRVLPWASLAVGIVGALMMDRGPARGAIVAGVALASWFVLMLVMWLERIHEARVAAHQGDPAETAPGVRIVRGARFSTLMLVQSSIHLQLYFALPFYFSAFAGTLAQSAFMALLCLAALASLWDPLTEWLLVHTRMGLLLPAFASFAVMAAVLPGLGLSNTAALWAATGAGALALPVLVFADRVRGRRLATTIVLAVVVAAVLPVALLLGAARLVPAVPMKLVTAAVGTRRAGYEVVDATDRLARVPARLVCATAIFAPLGVRERLWHVWRHDGLVVDRILLEIRGGREDGFRTYSVKQNFGDAPAGHWSCAVETSLGQFLGERTLVIEPAS; encoded by the coding sequence GTGGCCGAGCCGCGAGGCAAGCGCGTCCTGGCGTGGGTGCAGCGAGTGCTGCCGTGGGCCTCGCTCGCGGTCGGCATCGTCGGTGCGCTCATGATGGACCGTGGGCCCGCCCGCGGCGCCATCGTGGCCGGCGTCGCGCTGGCATCGTGGTTCGTGTTGATGCTCGTGATGTGGCTCGAGCGCATCCACGAGGCGCGCGTGGCCGCCCACCAGGGCGATCCCGCCGAGACCGCGCCCGGGGTCCGCATCGTCCGTGGCGCGCGCTTCTCGACGCTGATGTTGGTGCAGTCGAGCATCCACCTGCAGCTCTACTTCGCGCTGCCGTTCTACTTCAGCGCGTTCGCGGGCACGCTCGCGCAGTCGGCCTTCATGGCACTGCTGTGCCTCGCCGCCCTGGCCTCGCTGTGGGATCCGCTCACCGAGTGGCTGTTGGTGCACACGCGCATGGGCCTGTTGCTGCCGGCGTTCGCCAGCTTCGCGGTGATGGCCGCGGTGCTGCCGGGCCTGGGGCTGTCGAACACCGCCGCGCTGTGGGCCGCGACCGGTGCGGGGGCGCTCGCGTTGCCGGTGCTGGTGTTCGCCGATCGCGTGCGGGGCCGTCGTCTCGCGACCACCATCGTGCTGGCGGTGGTGGTGGCGGCGGTGCTGCCGGTCGCGCTGCTGCTGGGCGCTGCGCGGCTGGTGCCGGCGGTGCCGATGAAGCTGGTGACCGCCGCGGTCGGCACCCGCCGCGCCGGCTACGAAGTCGTGGATGCGACCGATCGGCTCGCGCGCGTGCCCGCGCGGTTGGTGTGCGCGACCGCCATCTTCGCGCCGCTGGGCGTGCGCGAGCGCTTGTGGCACGTGTGGCGACACGACGGGCTGGTGGTCGATCGCATCCTGCTCGAGATCCGCGGCGGTCGAGAGGATGGCTTTCGCACCTACTCGGTCAAGCAGAACTTCGGTGACGCACCCGCGGGGCACTGGAGCTGCGCGGTCGAGACCTCGCTCGGGCAGTTCCTCGGCGAGCGCACCCTCGTGATCGAGCCCGCGTCCTAG
- a CDS encoding HRDC domain-containing protein — MAEASALLWVDDADALAHLAEQVRGAEVGALDTEGNGMYAWRERVCLLQLSIPGLDAIVDVLAVDPAPLASWLADPACVKIMHAADNDVVALRRDFGLTVTNLFDTLLAVRLLGRPQRGLADLLTSELGVETDKRWQRFDWSKRPLPAEAIAYARTDTRHLASLRERLMPHIVDSGHLELFEHACERITRLQARARSFDEHSWARIGGARELDDEARSVLAAMVVLREALARENDRAPYRIIGDAGLLAIAVARPSSRAELSRIAGVGGPLAHRYAERVLQTIAHARTAPPPPWPGRAPRAPAAFLRRLDALRTWRRDHAAALGVEADIVLSKDALTGIAEAAPGDLDALRACDALDDWELARFGPALLECLARPR; from the coding sequence ATGGCCGAGGCGTCCGCACTGCTCTGGGTCGACGACGCCGACGCGCTCGCGCACCTCGCCGAGCAGGTGCGCGGCGCCGAGGTCGGCGCGCTCGATACCGAGGGCAACGGCATGTACGCCTGGCGCGAGCGGGTGTGCCTGCTGCAGCTCTCGATTCCGGGGCTGGACGCCATCGTCGACGTCCTGGCGGTCGATCCGGCGCCGCTGGCCAGCTGGCTCGCAGACCCCGCGTGCGTGAAGATCATGCACGCCGCCGACAACGACGTGGTCGCGCTGCGCCGCGACTTCGGCCTCACGGTCACGAACCTGTTCGACACCCTGCTGGCGGTGCGGCTGCTGGGCCGGCCGCAACGCGGCCTCGCCGACCTGCTCACCAGCGAGCTCGGGGTCGAGACCGACAAACGCTGGCAGCGCTTCGACTGGTCCAAGCGGCCGCTGCCGGCGGAGGCCATCGCCTACGCCCGCACCGACACGCGACACCTCGCGAGCCTGCGCGAACGACTGATGCCGCACATCGTCGACAGCGGGCACCTCGAGCTCTTCGAGCACGCCTGCGAGCGCATCACGCGACTGCAGGCTCGCGCGCGCAGCTTCGACGAGCACTCGTGGGCGCGCATCGGCGGCGCGCGCGAGCTCGACGACGAGGCCCGCAGCGTGCTCGCGGCGATGGTGGTGTTGCGCGAGGCGCTGGCGCGGGAGAACGACCGCGCGCCGTATCGCATCATCGGCGACGCGGGACTGCTCGCGATCGCAGTCGCACGACCGTCCAGCCGCGCCGAGCTGTCGCGCATCGCGGGCGTGGGTGGGCCGCTCGCCCATCGCTACGCGGAGCGCGTGCTGCAGACCATCGCCCACGCCCGCACCGCGCCGCCGCCACCTTGGCCCGGCCGGGCCCCACGCGCGCCAGCGGCGTTCCTGCGCCGGCTCGACGCGCTGCGCACGTGGCGACGCGATCACGCCGCAGCGCTCGGGGTCGAGGCCGACATCGTGCTCTCGAAGGACGCGCTGACCGGGATCGCAGAGGCCGCCCCGGGCGACCTCGACGCCCTGCGGGCCTGCGACGCGCTGGATGACTGGGAGCTCGCGCGGTTCGGCCCCGCGCTGCTCGAGTGCCTCGCGCGCCCACGCTGA
- a CDS encoding nuclear transport factor 2 family protein, with protein sequence MAHDHAALDRELNAMIASGKAMEAFEKFYAEDCSMQENLDAPRVGKAACRDYEIAFFSNIAEFKRGELLAQACEGDRSYSEWAFAASFKDGSQMDNTQVAARKWKDGKVVYERFYYNPNFKPAG encoded by the coding sequence ATGGCACACGACCACGCAGCACTCGATCGCGAGCTCAACGCAATGATCGCCTCCGGCAAGGCGATGGAGGCCTTCGAGAAGTTCTACGCCGAAGACTGCAGCATGCAGGAGAACCTCGATGCCCCGCGCGTGGGCAAGGCCGCCTGCCGCGACTACGAGATTGCGTTCTTCTCCAACATCGCCGAGTTCAAGCGCGGCGAGCTGCTCGCCCAGGCCTGCGAGGGCGACCGCAGCTACAGCGAGTGGGCCTTCGCGGCGTCGTTCAAGGACGGTAGCCAGATGGACAACACCCAGGTCGCCGCCCGCAAGTGGAAGGACGGCAAGGTGGTGTACGAGCGCTTCTACTACAACCCGAACTTCAAGCCCGCGGGCTGA
- the pepN gene encoding aminopeptidase N, whose amino-acid sequence MKDPRPEPIQRRDYRPPDFWIDRIDLAFDLREEHTRVVATMSVRRNDAVPRAAALRLDGEALALISVALDGRALGPGEYTVGDDSLSIATDLDSFELRTEVEIEPQDNTELSGLYRSGSSFCTQCEAEGFRRITYFLDRPDVMARYGTSIVADAGKYPVLLSNGNRIETKVLDDGRHLARWEDPFPKPSYLFALVAADLRCRSADFTTRSGRAVKLEIWVEPDNVDACDHALRSLQRAMAWDEQTFGLEYDLDLYMIVAVGDFNMAAMENKGLNIFNAKYVLARPEIATDDDYEDIEGVIAHEYFHNWTGNRVTCRDWFQLTLKEGLTVFRDELFTADMTSAAVKRIHDVITLRTAQFAEDQSPTAHPIRPDSYIEMNNFYTVTVYNKGAEVIRMMHTLLGADGFRRGMDEYFRRHDGQAVTCDDFRAAMAAGGGVDLDQFALWYERAGTPIVEVEARFDREQATQTVVLRQRAPVNVDAASWTPMHIPVAVGLLGPDGRDLPLSPREGHVTARGTTALLELREAEARWVFGGITEPPVLSLLRGFTAPVKLRFDRTTDELAFLMAHDADAFARWDAAQTLAEASMAALVRERAAGRPLQLEARFVAAMGRLIDDPGLDGSLRASMLTLPDERVLAQHAERVDIDGIHAAREHAVVSIARAHLPAFFGRYHAERPAVPYRVEQADIAARRARNAALRYLVASGEQDGIALALAQCREADNMTDIMAALACLVDVEGDVAEAPLAEFRRRFGHDPLVLDKWFAVQATSQRTDTLTRVQALRGDPEFNLRNPNRARALLGSFSVRNQVRFHDLGGGGYQLLADAILEIDPVNPQLAARLVGALVQWRRLDEARGAAMKGELSRLIARPGVSRDVFELATKALGDG is encoded by the coding sequence ATGAAAGACCCGCGGCCCGAGCCCATCCAGCGACGCGACTACCGTCCGCCCGACTTCTGGATCGACCGCATCGATCTGGCCTTCGACCTCCGCGAGGAGCACACCCGTGTGGTCGCGACGATGTCGGTACGCCGCAACGACGCGGTGCCGCGGGCGGCGGCACTGCGGCTCGACGGCGAGGCGCTGGCGCTAATCTCGGTCGCCCTCGACGGCCGCGCGCTGGGCCCGGGCGAGTACACCGTCGGCGACGACAGCCTCTCGATCGCCACCGACCTCGACAGCTTCGAGCTGCGCACCGAGGTGGAGATCGAGCCGCAGGACAACACCGAGCTGTCGGGGCTGTACCGCTCGGGCAGCTCCTTCTGCACGCAGTGCGAGGCCGAGGGCTTCCGTCGCATCACGTACTTCCTCGATCGTCCCGACGTGATGGCACGCTACGGCACGAGCATCGTCGCCGACGCCGGCAAGTACCCGGTGCTGCTGTCGAACGGCAATCGCATCGAGACCAAGGTGCTGGACGACGGTCGCCACCTCGCGCGCTGGGAGGACCCATTCCCCAAGCCGAGCTACCTGTTCGCGCTGGTCGCCGCCGACCTACGCTGCCGCAGCGCCGACTTCACGACTCGCTCGGGGCGCGCGGTGAAGCTCGAGATCTGGGTCGAGCCCGACAACGTCGACGCCTGCGACCACGCGCTGCGCTCGCTGCAGCGCGCGATGGCGTGGGACGAGCAGACCTTCGGGCTCGAGTACGACCTCGACCTCTACATGATCGTCGCGGTCGGCGACTTCAACATGGCCGCGATGGAGAACAAGGGCCTCAACATCTTCAACGCCAAGTACGTGCTGGCGCGGCCCGAGATCGCCACCGACGACGACTACGAAGACATCGAAGGCGTCATCGCCCACGAGTACTTCCACAACTGGACCGGCAACCGTGTGACCTGCCGCGACTGGTTCCAGCTGACGCTGAAGGAGGGGCTCACGGTGTTCCGCGACGAGTTGTTCACCGCCGACATGACCTCGGCGGCGGTCAAGCGCATCCACGACGTCATCACGCTGCGCACGGCGCAGTTCGCCGAGGACCAGTCGCCCACGGCGCATCCGATCCGCCCCGACTCGTACATCGAGATGAACAACTTCTACACCGTCACGGTGTACAACAAGGGCGCGGAGGTCATCCGCATGATGCACACGCTGCTCGGTGCCGATGGCTTCCGCCGCGGCATGGACGAGTACTTCCGCCGCCACGACGGTCAGGCGGTCACCTGCGACGACTTCCGCGCGGCCATGGCGGCGGGTGGCGGCGTCGATCTCGACCAGTTTGCGCTGTGGTACGAGCGCGCAGGCACGCCCATCGTGGAGGTCGAGGCGCGCTTCGATCGCGAACAGGCCACGCAGACCGTGGTGCTGCGCCAGCGCGCCCCGGTCAACGTCGATGCCGCGAGCTGGACGCCGATGCACATCCCCGTCGCCGTCGGTCTGCTGGGCCCCGACGGCCGCGATCTGCCGCTGTCGCCGCGCGAGGGCCACGTCACGGCGCGGGGCACCACTGCACTGCTCGAGCTGCGTGAGGCTGAGGCCCGCTGGGTGTTCGGCGGTATCACCGAACCGCCGGTGCTGTCGCTGCTGCGCGGCTTCACGGCGCCGGTGAAGCTGCGATTCGATCGCACCACCGACGAACTCGCCTTCCTGATGGCCCACGACGCCGACGCGTTCGCGCGCTGGGATGCCGCGCAGACCCTCGCCGAGGCCAGCATGGCGGCACTGGTGCGCGAGCGCGCCGCGGGCCGACCGCTGCAGCTCGAGGCGCGGTTCGTGGCCGCGATGGGACGCCTCATCGACGACCCCGGGCTCGATGGCTCGCTGCGCGCGTCGATGCTGACGCTGCCCGACGAGCGGGTGCTGGCGCAGCACGCCGAGCGCGTCGACATCGACGGCATCCACGCCGCGCGCGAGCACGCGGTCGTCAGCATCGCGCGCGCGCACCTGCCCGCGTTCTTCGGCCGCTACCACGCCGAGCGTCCGGCAGTGCCGTACCGTGTGGAGCAGGCCGACATCGCCGCCCGGCGGGCCCGCAACGCCGCGCTGCGCTATCTGGTGGCCAGCGGCGAGCAAGACGGCATCGCGCTCGCGCTCGCGCAGTGCCGCGAGGCCGACAACATGACCGACATCATGGCGGCGCTGGCGTGCCTGGTCGACGTCGAAGGCGACGTCGCCGAGGCCCCGCTGGCCGAGTTCCGGCGCCGCTTCGGCCACGATCCGCTGGTGCTCGACAAGTGGTTCGCGGTACAGGCGACCTCGCAGCGTACCGACACGCTCACCCGCGTGCAGGCGCTGCGTGGCGATCCGGAGTTCAACCTGCGCAACCCCAACCGCGCCCGCGCGCTGCTCGGCAGCTTCTCGGTGCGCAACCAGGTGCGCTTCCACGATCTCGGTGGTGGCGGCTACCAGCTCTTGGCCGACGCGATCCTCGAGATCGATCCGGTCAATCCCCAGCTCGCCGCGCGCCTGGTCGGTGCGCTGGTGCAGTGGCGTCGACTCGACGAGGCTCGCGGTGCGGCGATGAAGGGCGAGCTGTCGCGATTGATCGCGCGCCCCGGGGTCTCGCGCGACGTCTTCGAGCTCGCGACCAAGGCCCTCGGCGACGGCTGA
- a CDS encoding FadR family transcriptional regulator, whose protein sequence is MALQRIAKRTLSDEVFEQLSAEIVQGRMKPGVALPAERELCETLGVNRGALREALRRLAQAGLVSIAQGGATKVLDYRRNAGLDLLTHVLFRDGGTIDLDVARSVMEIRAALAPDIARLAARRADAATVAELFAIVERMQLAPEDLDLLQELSLDFWDALVRGSDNIAYELAFNTLRVTYDTVRTALVHVMADELQDLASYRAIASAVERRDDVSAKHVAGALVEHGTHRMFELIAALGQRSTTPEGNAGGPS, encoded by the coding sequence ATGGCCCTGCAGCGCATCGCCAAGCGAACCCTCTCCGACGAGGTCTTCGAGCAGCTCTCGGCGGAGATCGTCCAGGGCCGCATGAAGCCCGGGGTCGCGCTGCCGGCCGAGCGCGAGCTCTGCGAGACCCTCGGCGTCAACCGCGGCGCGTTGCGCGAGGCCCTGCGGCGGCTGGCCCAGGCCGGGCTGGTGTCGATTGCGCAGGGCGGCGCGACCAAGGTGCTCGACTACCGGCGCAACGCCGGGCTCGACCTGCTGACCCACGTGCTCTTCCGCGACGGCGGCACCATCGATCTCGACGTCGCCCGCAGCGTGATGGAGATCCGCGCCGCGCTCGCGCCCGACATCGCCCGCCTGGCCGCGCGCCGGGCCGATGCGGCCACGGTCGCGGAGCTGTTCGCGATCGTCGAGCGCATGCAGCTGGCGCCCGAAGACCTCGACCTCTTGCAGGAGCTGTCGCTCGACTTCTGGGACGCGCTCGTACGCGGCTCCGACAACATCGCCTACGAGCTCGCGTTCAACACGTTGCGCGTCACCTACGACACGGTCCGCACCGCGCTCGTGCACGTGATGGCGGACGAGCTGCAAGACCTGGCCAGCTACCGCGCGATCGCCTCGGCGGTCGAGCGCCGCGACGACGTGTCGGCCAAGCACGTCGCGGGCGCGCTGGTCGAGCACGGCACCCATCGCATGTTCGAGCTCATCGCGGCGCTGGGCCAGCGCAGCACCACCCCCGAGGGCAACGCAGGAGGACCATCATGA
- a CDS encoding sterol desaturase family protein yields the protein MKTVASRLGLGARRTPIDPRAPGLTMPAAVSYFARRPSAIFLFAMLVLALAVRLWLGEFRVWDAVLAASLVGIHPLTEWFIHVDILHFRPRTWRGHAIDLAVARDHRAHHVDPHEPRWWFIPMRSLLSAFVAVVTLSTLLMPTLPLAGTAIATMTALGLVYEWTHYLCHSSWRPRSAFYRELWKLHRLHHFKNENYWMGVTMHAGDRLMGTLPEVGDVETSPTCRNLDDR from the coding sequence ATGAAGACCGTCGCCTCACGACTCGGGCTCGGTGCCCGTCGCACCCCGATCGACCCGCGCGCGCCGGGCCTGACGATGCCCGCCGCGGTGTCGTACTTCGCGCGGCGCCCGTCGGCGATCTTCTTGTTCGCGATGCTGGTGCTGGCGCTGGCGGTGCGCCTGTGGCTGGGCGAGTTCCGCGTGTGGGACGCGGTGCTCGCCGCGTCGCTGGTCGGCATCCACCCGCTGACGGAGTGGTTCATCCACGTCGACATCCTCCACTTCCGGCCCCGCACGTGGCGCGGGCACGCGATCGATCTCGCGGTCGCCCGCGACCATCGGGCCCACCACGTCGATCCCCACGAGCCGCGCTGGTGGTTCATCCCCATGCGATCGCTGCTCTCGGCCTTCGTCGCCGTGGTCACGCTGTCGACCCTGTTGATGCCGACGCTACCCCTGGCCGGCACCGCGATCGCGACGATGACGGCGCTGGGGTTGGTCTACGAGTGGACCCACTACCTGTGCCACTCGAGCTGGCGCCCGCGATCGGCGTTCTACCGCGAGCTGTGGAAGCTGCACCGCCTGCACCACTTCAAGAACGAGAACTACTGGATGGGTGTGACCATGCACGCCGGCGACCGCCTGATGGGCACCCTGCCCGAGGTCGGCGACGTGGAGACCTCGCCGACCTGCCGCAATCTCGACGATCGCTGA